The Vicia villosa cultivar HV-30 ecotype Madison, WI unplaced genomic scaffold, Vvil1.0 ctg.000659F_1_1, whole genome shotgun sequence genome has a window encoding:
- the LOC131630224 gene encoding F-box/kelch-repeat protein At3g23880-like translates to MKSLPPAFVPDELVTDVLSRLALKPLMRFRCVRKSWNSLISDPTFVKLILHRSSQYDYFTLVSAIDFSVSSFTFYPFLKNFPISFTLPKEPYYQLNNAVGCCNGLLCMVGSSWLNGNIESWFCTWNPITRTMSPRFGSFYDDLTTRFNFTFGCDKSNNTYKVVTVTRTNVRVFSLLDNAWRDFQTPIGAHYFPMTKVVYMNGSVNWLAFHHHFGPTDKPSLIISLDLGTETHTQFRPPRGLDIGSFVTPNLSVLNGSLCFSHDFQQTHFLIWKMKEFGVEDSWPQFLKISYNNLKIDYPVNRFNVCLLPLCYSEKNDTLLLKYEEGSILYYGKDNTLEKISGPWLYTCTNYVESLVSYC, encoded by the coding sequence ATGAAGTCATTGCCGCCGGCATTCGTTCCCGATGAACTCGTTACAGATGTGTTATCACGTCTTGCATTAAAGCCGCTTATGCGATTCAGATGTGTGCGTAAGTCATGGAATTCACTCATCTCCGATCCCACCTTCGTTAAATTAATCCTTCATAGATCTTCACAATATGATTATTTCACGCTTGTAAGTGCTATTGATTTTAGTGTATCATCCTTCACCTTTTATCCTTTCTTAAAAAACTTTCCAATCAGTTTCACCCTTCCTAAGGAACCTTACTATCAATTAAATAATGCTGTTGGCTGTTGCAATGGATTGCTATGTATGGTAGGCTCTTCTTGGCTTAATGGGAATATTGAGAGCTGGTTTTGCACTTGGAATCCGATCACAAGGACAATGTCACCAAGATTTGGTTCTTTTTACGACGATCTAACTACCCGTTTTAATTTCACTTTTGGTTGTGATAAATCAAACAACACATATAAGGTGGTGACGGTAACGAGAACAAATGTTAGGGTTTTCAGTTTGCTAGATAATGCTTGGAGAGATTTTCAAACTCCTATCGGGGCTCATTATTTTCCAATGACGAAGGTTGTGTATATGAATGGTAGTGTTAATTGGTTAGCGTTTCACCATCACTTTGGTCCTACTGACAAGCCATCTTTGATTATTTCACTTGATTTGGGTACCGAGACACATACTCAGTTCCGGCCTCCTCGGGGTTTGGATATAGGATCATTTGTTACACCAAATCTAAGTGTGTTAAATGgctctctttgtttttctcatgATTTCCAACAAACTCATTTCCTTATATGGAAAATGAAGGAATTTGGAGTTGAAGACTCTTGGCCTCAGTTCCTCAAAATTAGTTATAATAATCTCAAAATAGATTATCCGGTTAATAGATTCAACGTTTGTTTGTTACCGTTATGTTATTCGGAGAAGAATGACACACTATTATTGAAATACGAAGAAGGATCAATTCTCTATTATGGGAAAGATAACACACTAGAGAAAATTAGTGGCCCTTGGTTGTACACTTGCACGAATTATGTTGAAAGTTTGGTATCCTATTGTTGA